The following are from one region of the Rhodopirellula sp. P2 genome:
- a CDS encoding PVC-type heme-binding CxxCH protein, translating into MTSMFYVDLAKFARVGTQWNGRRSAVPFHQTRGVVWVVALLASLVVRSPASADEFPSPINTEPLAELDAEGKLAGPPLLSPQEAADAIEMPAGFSATVFASEPDVQNPIDLAWDRRGQLWVAENYTYGMRGVSWRDDQRDRVLVFKDTNLDGVAESRSVFLDSVQHLTSVEVGRGGVWLMCPPQLLFVPDANGDAIPDSDPQVVLDGFTIAKQNYHNLANGLRFGPDGWLYGRCGGSCPGRIGLPGTPDAERTALEGGIWRYNVDTRHFEVLCHGTTNPWGHDFDRNGELFFINTVNGHLWHGIHGAHFHRPFTLDPNPNAYELIDQHADHYHFDTSGKWQDSRDGAANDYGGGHAHVGMMIYQESTWPTEYQDDLYTLNFHGRRANRERLEPHGTGYVGKHEKDFFLSGDVWFRGMEMSAGPDGNVIVLDWADLGECHEHSGVHRSSGRIFQIRYEVGTPDDVADRLARLNEPGIDVEQTIAFQLGGDRWFSHQSRLQVAEAVAGGADASELNAALLKLFKDHDSTDPQQRLRMLWTLNVSGGLTRKTLFEGVADPSPHVRSWCFRLMTQHWPIDDVFGPTAAGKAAEEQVRDEYRAFSSDFLTHAEADVASVRLTLASILQRLPLGLRGELADFLTELDSGIEDANDHNQGLMIWYGLMSSAEKHPDELLFGGEQCQIPTTTRLISRALAERVDQHPKEFSRLVTSVTRRLRGDHDLDGKANVACADAFLDGVAAGIVGVRKANRPEDWSDFQAVLSAHEELQTKHAETLRKLNTLFGEGQSVGEMAAVAGDRDADVLERLAAVRGLIEASGGDDAIPDSYIVRLAMPLIKDPRVNAKLAPALSTIELPEVGSLLLENLNRFRAPRRAGVIGLLCSRAVFADVLLTAIEQKKQSKDVLTASHVRTILSLENDELTERVESVWGRIRDTPDDRKAEISRWSTTLTREQLSHADLSAGRALFQSACANCHQLFGTGGKVGPDLTGAQRSDLGYLLHNIIDPDSVVGADYRATKIVTVDGRLLVGLVTQRTRQTTTIVAADQTWVLAHDDIEQEAVTEQSPMPSGLLQPMTEQQVVDLIGYLQSPTQVASPTER; encoded by the coding sequence ATGACTTCCATGTTCTACGTTGATCTCGCGAAATTTGCACGGGTGGGGACGCAATGGAACGGACGTCGGTCAGCGGTGCCGTTCCACCAAACACGCGGGGTGGTGTGGGTAGTGGCCTTGCTGGCGAGCCTGGTCGTTCGTTCACCTGCGTCCGCCGATGAGTTTCCCTCGCCGATCAACACGGAACCTCTCGCAGAATTGGACGCGGAAGGCAAGCTCGCCGGGCCGCCGCTGTTGTCGCCGCAGGAGGCCGCCGACGCGATCGAAATGCCAGCGGGGTTCTCAGCCACTGTTTTCGCGAGCGAACCAGACGTCCAGAATCCCATCGATTTAGCGTGGGACCGGAGGGGGCAGTTGTGGGTTGCGGAAAATTACACCTACGGCATGCGTGGCGTGTCCTGGCGGGATGATCAACGCGACCGAGTGCTGGTGTTCAAAGACACGAATCTTGACGGAGTCGCCGAGTCACGATCTGTGTTTTTGGATTCGGTTCAGCATTTGACCAGTGTCGAAGTGGGGCGGGGCGGAGTGTGGTTGATGTGCCCGCCGCAATTGTTGTTCGTGCCAGACGCGAACGGCGACGCAATTCCGGATTCGGATCCCCAGGTCGTTTTAGATGGGTTCACGATTGCAAAGCAGAACTATCACAATTTGGCCAATGGGTTGCGGTTCGGGCCAGACGGTTGGCTGTACGGACGTTGTGGCGGTTCGTGTCCGGGACGAATTGGATTGCCGGGAACTCCCGATGCGGAGCGAACGGCACTTGAAGGTGGCATTTGGCGCTACAACGTGGACACGCGTCACTTCGAAGTGCTGTGTCATGGCACCACCAACCCTTGGGGACATGACTTTGATCGCAACGGCGAGTTGTTTTTCATCAACACGGTCAACGGTCATTTGTGGCACGGAATCCATGGTGCGCACTTTCACCGGCCATTCACGTTGGATCCGAACCCCAATGCCTACGAGCTGATCGATCAGCACGCTGATCATTACCACTTTGACACCTCCGGCAAATGGCAAGACTCACGCGATGGAGCGGCGAACGATTACGGCGGCGGGCACGCTCACGTTGGCATGATGATTTATCAAGAGTCGACATGGCCGACCGAATACCAAGACGATTTGTACACGTTGAATTTTCATGGCCGCCGAGCCAACCGTGAACGATTGGAGCCACACGGAACCGGCTATGTCGGGAAGCACGAGAAAGACTTCTTCCTCAGCGGTGACGTTTGGTTCCGCGGAATGGAAATGTCCGCTGGCCCGGATGGCAACGTGATTGTTTTGGACTGGGCTGATTTGGGCGAGTGTCATGAACACTCGGGAGTTCACCGGTCCAGCGGTCGCATCTTTCAGATTCGTTACGAAGTGGGGACGCCCGACGATGTCGCTGATCGCTTGGCAAGGCTGAACGAACCTGGAATCGACGTTGAGCAAACGATCGCGTTCCAGCTCGGTGGCGATCGTTGGTTCTCGCACCAGTCTCGGTTGCAGGTGGCAGAAGCGGTTGCCGGCGGCGCGGACGCAAGCGAATTGAATGCAGCGTTGTTGAAACTGTTCAAGGATCACGATTCAACCGATCCGCAGCAGCGGTTGCGAATGCTTTGGACGCTGAACGTTTCCGGTGGATTGACTCGGAAAACGTTGTTCGAAGGTGTTGCCGATCCGTCGCCGCACGTTCGTTCGTGGTGCTTTCGATTGATGACGCAGCACTGGCCAATCGACGATGTGTTCGGGCCGACGGCCGCGGGCAAGGCCGCCGAAGAGCAGGTCAGGGATGAATACCGTGCGTTTTCAAGTGACTTCCTGACGCATGCGGAAGCCGATGTTGCTTCGGTGCGTTTGACGCTCGCGTCGATTCTGCAGCGTTTGCCGTTGGGGTTGCGAGGAGAGTTGGCGGATTTCTTGACCGAGTTGGATTCGGGCATCGAGGACGCGAACGATCACAACCAAGGGCTGATGATTTGGTACGGGCTGATGTCAAGTGCAGAGAAGCATCCCGACGAGTTGCTCTTCGGCGGTGAGCAGTGCCAAATCCCGACGACCACACGACTGATTTCACGAGCCTTGGCGGAACGAGTCGACCAGCATCCGAAGGAGTTTTCGCGTTTGGTGACGTCGGTGACACGACGGCTTCGAGGTGATCACGACTTGGATGGCAAAGCCAACGTGGCGTGCGCGGATGCGTTTTTGGACGGAGTGGCAGCGGGAATCGTGGGAGTTCGAAAGGCTAATCGACCAGAGGACTGGAGCGATTTCCAAGCCGTGTTGTCGGCTCACGAAGAGTTGCAAACCAAGCACGCCGAGACGCTTCGGAAATTGAACACGTTGTTCGGCGAAGGCCAAAGTGTCGGAGAGATGGCGGCGGTCGCCGGTGACCGGGACGCCGACGTGTTGGAACGTTTGGCAGCGGTCCGCGGGTTGATCGAAGCCAGTGGAGGTGATGATGCCATTCCCGATTCCTACATCGTTCGGTTGGCAATGCCTCTGATCAAGGACCCACGTGTCAACGCGAAGTTGGCTCCGGCGTTGTCGACGATCGAGCTACCGGAAGTCGGAAGTTTGTTGCTGGAAAACCTGAATCGGTTCCGGGCGCCGCGGCGAGCGGGCGTGATTGGTTTGCTGTGTTCGAGAGCCGTTTTCGCGGATGTGTTGCTGACAGCGATCGAGCAGAAGAAACAATCCAAGGATGTTTTGACCGCATCTCATGTGCGGACGATTCTGTCGCTTGAGAACGACGAATTGACCGAGCGAGTCGAAAGCGTTTGGGGGAGGATTCGTGACACGCCAGACGATCGGAAGGCAGAGATCTCGCGTTGGTCGACAACGTTGACGCGTGAACAGTTGAGCCACGCTGACTTGTCCGCCGGGCGAGCCTTGTTTCAATCGGCGTGTGCGAATTGTCACCAATTGTTTGGAACCGGTGGCAAAGTCGGCCCTGATTTAACCGGGGCTCAGCGGAGCGATCTCGGATATCTGCTGCACAACATCATCGACCCCGATTCGGTGGTTGGGGCGGATTATCGTGCGACGAAAATTGTCACCGTCGATGGCAGGTTGTTGGTTGGGTTGGTCACCCAGCGAACACGTCAAACGACCACGATTGTCGCCGCGGATCAGACATGGGTGTTGGCCCACGACGACATTGAGCAGGAGGCCGTGACCGAGCAATCACCGATGCCAAGCGGTTTGTTGCAACCGATGACGGAACAGCAGGTGGTTGACTTGATCGGATACCTGCAGAGTCCAACCCAGGTGGCGTCGCCGACAGAGAGGTAG
- a CDS encoding rhomboid family intramembrane serine protease — protein sequence MRRIGNFSDAKLADQFSDYLQTQRIPAKVDHDENSHDIWIRDEKDVAAAREAMEEFKQSPGAAKFNVSAEAARLRKEDEAEKQRKLALQKKSQQKLRSSSGAFGGRTAMSGNIPVVIGMIVVCGVISYATNFAQPKPLRDLPDQMTMEGWERGDYFSFEQKLFFGLTLAGEVDYKKTDDPWVSIKKGEVWRLITPAFLHGSPMHLVFNMMALFTLGSVVERLHGSRFIAGLLLISHLVGTIVQVVLPDWLEGPMAIGASGAVFGVFGFIWIRPKFNPSYPVGIPPFNVYLMLGFMFACMTPLIQGIANGAHVGGLLTGMAIAALAPKSI from the coding sequence ATGCGGCGTATCGGCAATTTTTCCGATGCCAAATTGGCGGACCAATTCAGCGACTATCTGCAGACCCAGAGAATCCCTGCGAAAGTCGACCACGACGAAAACTCACATGATATCTGGATTCGCGACGAGAAAGATGTCGCCGCGGCTCGAGAAGCCATGGAAGAGTTCAAACAGTCGCCCGGTGCGGCCAAATTCAACGTTTCCGCCGAAGCCGCTCGCTTGCGAAAAGAAGACGAAGCGGAAAAGCAGCGGAAGCTGGCACTGCAAAAGAAGTCGCAGCAGAAACTGCGTAGCTCATCAGGGGCGTTTGGAGGCCGAACCGCCATGTCCGGCAACATCCCCGTCGTCATCGGCATGATTGTGGTGTGTGGCGTGATCAGCTACGCCACCAACTTCGCGCAGCCCAAACCGCTTCGCGATCTGCCCGACCAAATGACGATGGAAGGCTGGGAACGTGGCGATTACTTTTCGTTCGAACAGAAACTGTTCTTCGGCCTGACCCTGGCGGGCGAGGTCGATTACAAAAAGACGGATGACCCGTGGGTATCGATCAAGAAAGGTGAGGTTTGGCGTTTGATCACGCCTGCCTTCCTGCACGGTTCCCCCATGCACCTGGTCTTCAACATGATGGCCCTGTTCACACTGGGCAGTGTCGTCGAACGCCTGCACGGATCGCGGTTCATCGCGGGACTGCTACTGATTTCACATCTCGTCGGAACGATCGTTCAAGTCGTCCTGCCCGATTGGCTGGAAGGCCCGATGGCGATCGGAGCATCCGGAGCGGTGTTCGGCGTCTTTGGATTCATCTGGATTCGGCCCAAATTCAACCCGTCCTATCCAGTCGGCATCCCGCCCTTCAATGTCTACCTGATGCTCGGATTCATGTTCGCGTGCATGACGCCGCTGATCCAAGGCATCGCCAACGGCGCCCACGTCGGCGGCCTTCTGACCGGCATGGCCATCGCCGCCCTGGCCCCCAAAAGCATCTGA
- a CDS encoding family 16 glycosylhydrolase, which yields MMRICTLVFWLLLPVVPAVSQSERNARPLTAQASEKWVIKWNRSDDFKGEEVDWRKWNKRPENFGAWTWDNDSNATVANGVLTLTVRRVDSKAGATDVLRDQSGNPTPFTSGMLKSYAVGTYGYYEARIKGSSVFPGVCPSFWLYSKIDDSIVSAGEVRYSEIDIVELSQRGDRVEGNRRIMDHNLHAIVSNGKPGIAGRGWQRPNDERFQDTQANEYKAPFDPGEDFHTYGCRVGREEIVWYVDGVEVGRKKNVYWAREMNVAISLGLRAPFAVFADNRLRANVAHQATELPTTMEVDYVRVWELEE from the coding sequence ATGATGCGAATCTGCACCTTGGTTTTCTGGCTGCTTCTGCCGGTCGTTCCCGCCGTTTCGCAATCCGAGCGGAATGCGAGGCCGCTGACCGCGCAGGCGAGCGAAAAATGGGTGATCAAGTGGAACCGTTCGGATGACTTCAAGGGCGAAGAGGTCGATTGGCGTAAGTGGAACAAGCGTCCCGAGAACTTTGGCGCCTGGACGTGGGACAACGATTCCAACGCGACAGTGGCCAACGGAGTGCTCACGCTGACGGTTCGGCGTGTGGATTCGAAAGCGGGAGCCACCGATGTGCTGCGGGACCAAAGTGGGAATCCCACCCCGTTCACATCCGGCATGCTGAAGTCGTATGCGGTTGGAACCTATGGGTATTACGAAGCAAGGATCAAGGGATCGTCGGTGTTCCCCGGAGTGTGCCCGTCGTTCTGGCTGTACAGCAAGATTGATGATTCGATCGTATCAGCCGGCGAGGTTCGCTACAGCGAAATTGACATCGTGGAATTGTCTCAGCGGGGAGACCGAGTCGAGGGGAATCGACGGATCATGGATCACAACCTCCACGCGATCGTGTCGAATGGCAAGCCGGGAATCGCTGGGCGAGGGTGGCAACGACCGAATGATGAACGCTTCCAAGACACCCAGGCAAACGAATACAAAGCACCATTCGATCCAGGAGAAGATTTCCACACATACGGATGCCGTGTGGGACGCGAGGAGATTGTTTGGTATGTGGATGGAGTTGAAGTGGGACGCAAGAAGAACGTCTACTGGGCTCGAGAAATGAACGTGGCAATTTCGCTTGGGCTGCGTGCACCGTTTGCGGTGTTTGCGGACAATCGTTTGCGGGCCAATGTTGCTCATCAAGCCACTGAACTTCCCACCACAATGGAAGTCGATTACGTGCGGGTTTGGGAACTCGAAGAGTGA
- a CDS encoding alpha/beta hydrolase family protein: MLRVLKMVILISVCSSAVVGKEPADTNYDEAKVPAYELPDPLIDNAGQSVGREEWMPHRRGQVLRMFEESVYGKTPPQELSVRYEVMETDPNALDGRATRKQVAAFLGEEAYRIDILMYLPNASERPVAGFVGLNFNGNHTVHSDPDILDRGQGKERGSSASRWQVEAVIDRGYALATVHRDQIDPDNYRNDFTDGIHPLFYREGQTKPEPTEWGAIGAWAWGLSRVLDHLEKEPRVDAKRIAVLGHSRLGKAALWAGAQDTRFAMVISNDSGCGGAALYRRCFGERIHHMIKPVGYWFCTNHHQYQHREDALPVDQHMLMALVAPRPLYVASATNDRWADPKGEYLAAKHASPVYELLGRPALKQADPPPPGQPIHTTIGYHLREGDHNITEYDWDQYLRFADQHLSR, from the coding sequence ATGCTTCGTGTTCTGAAGATGGTGATTCTGATTTCGGTCTGCTCGTCGGCCGTGGTCGGGAAAGAGCCCGCGGATACCAATTATGACGAGGCAAAAGTGCCTGCATACGAGTTGCCAGATCCATTGATCGACAATGCGGGGCAGTCCGTTGGTCGAGAGGAATGGATGCCCCATCGGCGTGGGCAAGTGCTGCGGATGTTTGAAGAATCGGTGTATGGGAAAACGCCGCCTCAAGAATTGTCGGTGCGGTATGAGGTGATGGAGACGGATCCAAACGCCTTGGACGGGCGTGCCACGCGAAAACAGGTGGCTGCGTTTTTGGGGGAAGAAGCGTACCGGATTGACATTCTGATGTATCTCCCGAATGCCTCGGAGCGGCCAGTGGCTGGGTTTGTCGGTCTAAATTTCAATGGGAACCACACGGTGCATTCGGATCCTGACATCTTGGACCGAGGGCAGGGAAAGGAACGCGGTTCATCGGCCAGTCGTTGGCAAGTGGAAGCGGTCATTGATCGTGGTTACGCACTCGCGACGGTTCATCGCGACCAGATTGATCCTGACAACTATCGCAATGACTTCACGGACGGCATTCATCCGTTGTTCTATCGCGAGGGGCAGACGAAACCTGAGCCGACGGAGTGGGGGGCTATCGGCGCTTGGGCTTGGGGTTTGTCCCGAGTGTTGGACCATTTGGAAAAGGAACCTCGTGTCGATGCGAAGCGAATCGCGGTCCTCGGGCATTCTCGATTGGGCAAGGCGGCCCTTTGGGCGGGTGCTCAGGACACTCGATTCGCAATGGTGATCAGCAATGATTCCGGTTGCGGTGGAGCGGCGTTGTACCGACGTTGCTTTGGGGAACGCATTCATCACATGATCAAGCCGGTTGGTTACTGGTTTTGCACCAATCACCATCAGTACCAACATCGAGAAGACGCCTTGCCGGTGGATCAGCACATGCTGATGGCCCTCGTGGCTCCTCGACCGTTGTATGTTGCCAGTGCGACGAACGATCGTTGGGCGGATCCCAAGGGGGAATACTTGGCCGCGAAACATGCCAGTCCCGTCTATGAGCTTTTGGGGCGGCCCGCGTTGAAACAGGCGGACCCTCCTCCACCGGGGCAACCGATTCACACGACCATCGGTTATCACTTGCGGGAGGGCGACCACAACATCACCGAGTACGATTGGGACCAGTATCTCAGGTTCGCGGATCAGCATTTGAGTCGTTAG
- a CDS encoding sulfatase family protein yields MAWVVCMAGMMVTDARSCPAAQPNVVMVLTDDQAPWAFAEAVRSGQFNDVPVPSTPNMDRLAAEGAVFRNFFCTTPVCSPARAALMTGRYASEFGITDFIPQPGHKLYDPDAPIYLDPDTTVTFAEVLQRQGYRTGLIGKWHLGDWRAPEDRDKHPTRHGFDSFMGLTGGGTTPDNPELERDGKVQRFEGLTTDILTDHAIKFVEQNADQPFFLCLSTRAPHGRWLPVAPEDWEPYNTMNPTIPEYPGLDSKRVRKMMKEYLASTTGVDRNLGRLLRTLDDQELTSNTIVIFTSDHGFNMGHNGIWHKGNGIWATKQKPPGKVHQGTRVISDKYRPNLYDHSLRVPAIVRWPGVVKPQAVIEHTASHLDWFPTLCAVAGNAPAAKGLMGRDLTPLLKGESPADWDQGLYTEYDMIRYAVASLRGYRTPRYKLIRDRHNEGRDEFYDLQSDPGEHRNLIREPPSQAAINELDAKLREMEAKVQERG; encoded by the coding sequence ATGGCCTGGGTGGTTTGCATGGCCGGGATGATGGTCACGGACGCTCGCTCCTGCCCTGCCGCTCAGCCGAATGTGGTGATGGTGCTGACCGACGACCAGGCCCCCTGGGCGTTTGCCGAGGCGGTTCGATCGGGGCAGTTCAATGACGTCCCGGTTCCCTCGACACCCAACATGGATCGATTGGCTGCCGAAGGAGCCGTCTTTCGGAATTTCTTCTGCACGACACCGGTTTGCAGCCCGGCTCGTGCGGCTTTGATGACGGGCCGCTACGCCAGCGAATTTGGGATCACCGATTTCATCCCGCAACCAGGCCACAAACTCTACGATCCCGACGCTCCAATTTATCTGGATCCTGACACCACCGTCACCTTCGCCGAAGTGCTTCAACGCCAGGGCTATCGCACCGGGTTGATCGGCAAGTGGCACTTGGGCGACTGGAGGGCACCGGAAGACCGTGACAAGCATCCGACCCGCCATGGCTTCGATTCGTTCATGGGCCTGACCGGCGGTGGGACCACTCCCGACAACCCGGAACTGGAACGGGATGGCAAAGTGCAACGATTCGAAGGCCTGACCACGGATATTTTGACCGATCATGCGATCAAATTTGTGGAGCAAAATGCAGACCAGCCATTCTTTCTGTGCTTGTCGACCCGAGCACCGCATGGCCGATGGTTGCCCGTCGCACCAGAAGACTGGGAACCTTATAACACGATGAATCCAACCATCCCGGAGTACCCCGGCCTGGATTCGAAGCGGGTTCGCAAGATGATGAAGGAGTACTTGGCCAGCACAACGGGCGTGGACCGCAACCTGGGACGCCTGCTGCGAACGCTGGATGATCAAGAGCTGACATCCAACACCATCGTGATCTTCACTTCGGACCACGGCTTCAACATGGGCCACAATGGAATTTGGCACAAAGGCAATGGGATCTGGGCAACGAAGCAGAAACCGCCAGGCAAGGTGCACCAAGGCACTCGCGTGATCTCGGACAAATATCGCCCCAATCTTTACGACCATTCATTGCGAGTGCCGGCGATCGTGAGATGGCCCGGCGTGGTGAAACCTCAAGCCGTGATCGAGCACACCGCGTCGCATTTGGATTGGTTCCCGACGCTGTGCGCCGTCGCGGGTAATGCGCCCGCAGCGAAAGGATTGATGGGGCGAGATCTGACACCGCTTCTGAAGGGCGAGTCACCGGCCGATTGGGACCAGGGTCTGTACACGGAGTACGACATGATTCGCTACGCGGTGGCGTCCCTGCGAGGCTACCGCACCCCGCGATACAAGCTGATTCGCGATCGACACAATGAGGGACGCGACGAATTCTATGACTTGCAGTCGGATCCTGGTGAACACCGCAACCTGATCCGGGAGCCTCCGTCGCAAGCGGCGATCAACGAGTTGGACGCGAAGCTCCGGGAAATGGAAGCGAAAGTGCAAGAACGCGGGTGA
- a CDS encoding DUF1501 domain-containing protein — MNQHEFHQQLGRRSFLAQAGFNFGALAAGAMLGDELAAAELKSSLPHFAPKAKRVIFLTQSGGPSQIELFDHKPNLPQLAGTELPDSVRQGQRLTGMTKNQKQLILPAITKFHRHGECGRLIGEWLPHIGAISDELCFVKSMVTDEINHAPAMTKFLTGHQLPGRPGFGAWASYGLGSMNQNLPDYVVLISKMKRPSDQPLYDHYWGSGFLPSKHQGVKLRSAKDPVLYLNDPDGFPRELRREMLDGLASLNRSHHADTMDPEIETRISQYEMAFRMQTSIPELTDLSDESDATFELYGPDSRRPGSYAANCILARRLAERDVRFIQLFHPDWDHHSRLSSWCVSRCVDTDQPSAALVKDLKQRGLLDDTLIIWGGEFGRGVAGQGKWDSPEAGRDHHPRCFTIWMAGAGIKPGISYGQTDDFSYNVVENPVHVRDLHATALHVLGIDHERFTHRYQGLDFKLTGVEPSQVVHDLLV; from the coding sequence ATGAACCAACACGAATTCCACCAGCAGCTCGGAAGAAGAAGTTTCCTCGCTCAAGCCGGGTTCAATTTCGGTGCTTTGGCGGCCGGAGCCATGCTGGGTGATGAGTTGGCCGCCGCTGAGTTGAAATCCAGCCTGCCGCACTTCGCTCCCAAGGCCAAGCGGGTGATCTTTCTGACGCAGTCGGGCGGTCCGTCTCAGATTGAATTGTTCGATCACAAACCCAACCTGCCCCAGCTGGCTGGCACCGAGCTGCCCGACAGTGTGCGTCAGGGGCAACGCCTGACCGGCATGACCAAGAATCAAAAGCAATTGATTCTGCCGGCGATCACCAAGTTTCATCGTCACGGTGAATGTGGCCGGTTGATTGGCGAGTGGCTGCCGCACATCGGTGCGATTTCCGATGAACTTTGCTTTGTCAAATCGATGGTCACGGACGAGATCAACCACGCGCCAGCGATGACCAAGTTTCTGACCGGTCACCAACTGCCAGGTCGCCCCGGTTTTGGTGCCTGGGCGAGTTACGGGTTGGGCAGCATGAATCAGAATTTGCCCGACTACGTGGTGCTGATTTCAAAGATGAAACGTCCCAGCGATCAACCGCTGTATGACCACTATTGGGGCAGCGGTTTTTTGCCGTCCAAACATCAAGGCGTCAAGCTGCGTAGTGCCAAGGATCCGGTGCTCTATCTGAACGATCCGGACGGCTTCCCGAGAGAATTGCGACGCGAAATGCTGGACGGGTTGGCGTCGTTGAATCGTTCCCATCACGCGGACACCATGGATCCCGAAATCGAAACCCGGATCTCGCAGTACGAGATGGCGTTTCGAATGCAAACTAGCATTCCAGAACTGACTGATCTGAGCGATGAGTCCGACGCCACGTTTGAGTTGTACGGCCCGGATTCTCGGCGTCCCGGCAGTTATGCCGCCAACTGCATCTTGGCCCGTCGGTTGGCGGAACGAGATGTGAGGTTCATTCAATTGTTCCATCCCGATTGGGATCACCATTCCAGGCTCAGTTCCTGGTGCGTTTCACGCTGTGTCGATACGGATCAACCCAGTGCAGCATTGGTCAAAGATTTGAAACAACGCGGTCTGCTGGATGACACTCTGATCATATGGGGCGGCGAATTTGGACGCGGTGTCGCGGGACAAGGCAAATGGGATTCACCCGAAGCCGGTCGCGATCACCACCCACGATGCTTCACGATCTGGATGGCAGGTGCCGGTATCAAACCTGGAATCAGCTACGGACAAACAGATGACTTCAGTTACAACGTCGTCGAAAATCCGGTCCACGTCCGGGACTTGCATGCCACGGCACTGCACGTGCTGGGGATCGACCACGAGCGATTCACGCATCGCTATCAAGGGCTTGATTTCAAATTGACCGGCGTGGAACCGTCCCAGGTCGTGCACGACCTCTTGGTGTAG